The stretch of DNA ccgagaagccTGAGtcgaagaaggaggagcccAAGTCCATCATGAAGAAGCCTGCATCCAAGAAGGCTGCCAAGGAGCCCACTCCCGAGCctgaggctgaggccgagtcggacgacgaATCGTTCATCGGCGCGCCTTCGGACTCTGACGGCGCGGACAGCAGCGatgacgagagcgacgccgaggacgtggcAGTCAAGGCTGCCGCGGCACGGACCGAGGTCTCCAAGCTCCCTCACGCCCGCGACGATGCAAGCGTTGCCGCGCGCCTGAAGAGGGCATCGAAGAAGGACGCCCCGCGCGCAACTGTCTTCCTGGGTCGCATTCCTCACGGATTCTACGAGGAGCAAATGAAGGAGTACTTTGGGCAGTTTGGAGATGTGACGCGGCTGCGTTTGGCGCGCAACCCTAAGGTGAGTGCGCAATTGCAAGCGGAGAACAGGCTGTCTTGGAGCTGGTGAAgtgggtggtggagtggagggaTGCGAGTCGGAGGAAACAGGTCGCGGTTGACGTTGATCTGCCAACCGATATTGACTGGACGTCCTTGGCATGTCCTTGCGAGAATGTGCCGGTATTCCCCATCCCTCTTTGTCTGCCTCACCACCTGCTTCACCCAACATCTGCCGCGAATGGTCTGGCATTCCCAAGCTCGACTAACCCCAGACTGGCGCTTCTCGTCACTACGCGTACATCGAGTTCTCGTCGGagcccgtcgccgagatTGTCGCCGACACGATGCACAACTACCTCCTTATGGGTCACCTGCTCCAGTGCGCGGTTGTCCCCAAGGACCAGGTTCACCCCGAGCTGTGGGTCGGCGCGAATAAAAAGTTCCGCAAGGTTCCCCGCGCGCGGTTGGAGAAGGTCCGCAACGACAAGGTGAGTTAGCTCGAGTCGCGACTTGTCTCGTGACAAAGCAAGTCGTTTGAATGTGGAAGTGGACGTGAACGGGGAGGCGGCCATGGACCTCAACCCGACGGATTGGGATGCCTGCCAAGATGTGTCAGCTGGTTCAGCTGCTCGTCAGCTGGGTTCGGACATGCCTTGTTGGTTATTCCCCGAGGCCTGTGGCCTGTGCGGACGGGCTGTTCGGCTGCCCGTCAGGAATGTTGTTGCGAAACACACATGCCGTTTGACCGCGTCTCAGTGGGACGCGGTCTCTGCACGAGACCTTGTTCCAGCTGTTCTCGCCCTGTCGCTCGAGCACGAACACACAAAGGATGTGTGGTATCTGGAACAGCGCCCTGCACAGCCAGTACCCCCGATCAAGCCCTGCTTTCCATCCCCTCGTTCCATTCCTTTGAGTGTCCTTCCATTCCTAACGCCAGGCGCGGACAAAGGAGCAGCAGTCCAAGGCAAACGCCAAGGTTCTTGCGCGGCAAGACGAACGCCGTgccaagatcaaggcgGCGGGCATTGCCTACGAGTTCGAGGGCCACTAGTGTTACCATAGCTTCCCATGTATAGACAGCTGGCATTTGGCATCATTTGGGAGGAATGGGAGCAGTTTACGAGTGGATCAGGATCTGCCGTATTAAAAAGTGTTTGAGTGAAATGATTACTAATTCTAAGGTTGGATAgtgtggctgtggctgcCTTGAGACGTTTAAAGAAACGTCGATTAGGGCGGCCAGAAGGCTTGAAGGTTGAGCAGGTACATCCAGGCACGCACGCATCTTACACGACGTTATTACGATCcgacgatgatggcgatggcgacaCACGAGGTATTTGATGAGGTCTTGGATGGCTTGTGCATCAAGGCCATGAAACATTCTACATCCTGCGATCCTGCAGTAGGTATGGGTCAGAAGCATACACATCATTAAACCGCGAGACTATTACTCCGAATTCGAGCACTGCCACTTTCAGCGTCAGCAGTGAACAGTGGGAACATGATTTtgcagaggcagaggcaggGTGAGCAAGGTAGAACAGAACACAAGGAACGACTTGGGGACCTGAAGGCCTGACCGGCCTGAGGGGCCCAACAGGGAATATCAATAGGATTTGGGCGGGACTCAGGGTTCAAGGCGAGGATCTTCACTcagccaccgccaccgcaaTATGAGATTGGTATTCTAGTATATAAGTACAAGTCCCAGATTATTACAACTCGATTAGCCCTGTCAAACGTCGGGTCAACGACCTTCTTCGGGGGATCGGGACATGCGGGACACCGGGAACTCTAGGCAGCCTCAAGTGGCTTACTTGGCGTAGATTactcgaggcgcttgaggcgaatgagaatgaggaGGTTGTCCTGCAAATTGCGCATTCCGTTCTCAATGTTCTTGGCAAGCTACGGTCTCACCGGAGACGGAAGCAACTGCAACAGCAGACGGCATACGGTCCATATTAATAGTCATCAAGTACATGTCCCCAATTAACTTGGGTACTGCGCACAACCAAGTGGCGTCGCAGACGTCGTAGCTGTCACGGGCCCGAGTTAACAAAGTCATGCGCCACAACAGACAAGATCCAACATGGTAACGGTGCGTAAATGCTCCCCTAACACACGTAAACAAATCCATCCCGTCCGCGGCCGTCCGACCCCATTGTTCATTTCATCTAGGTGGCAAAGCTGATCTACGTCCACTTTGGCCGCTGTTTACGCTGGGATCTGGGATACCTACGCGAGAATGAGTTTGAGGCCTGGTAGTTGGTAGAGGGATTAATTGGATTACTGTTGTCTGGATGGATTGAGATGGACTGAGCAGTCAAACAAAGTTTGGCCCTCAATCAAATTGTCAGTGCAGTAAACCTGAATGTAGCCAGGCCTATCCAGGGCCTTGGATCCCACACCTGCATGTACACCTGGATCCTCCCCCTGGTCCCCTGGGCCCCTTgcctccccccccctctctGCCCTCTGCCCGAATTTGCGAGCGAGAATGGGACCCTGTCCCACATCCCTTTAACCCTTCAACCTCACTACATCTACGGTGAGAGCA from Cutaneotrichosporon cavernicola HIS019 DNA, chromosome: 7b encodes:
- the NOP15 gene encoding uncharacterized protein (RNA recognition motif), translated to MPPRAKKAAAAAPVQSPRVTRSKRKTADEMMDAPKDTPVKKAKVEEVEDPKPASKKAAKPASKKETVKETPKKETAEEPKETPAKTEAKETPAKATPVKKPASKKETPAKATPKATPAKEKPASKKETPAKAEKPASKKEAAKPASKAEKPESKKEEPKSIMKKPASKKAAKEPTPEPEAEAESDDESFIGAPSDSDGADSSDDESDAEDVAVKAAAARTEVSKLPHARDDASVAARLKRASKKDAPRATVFLGRIPHGFYEEQMKEYFGQFGDVTRLRLARNPKTGASRHYAYIEFSSEPVAEIVADTMHNYLLMGHLLQCAVVPKDQVHPELWVGANKKFRKVPRARLEKVRNDKARTKEQQSKANAKVLARQDERRAKIKAAGIAYEFEGH